The nucleotide window TGTCGCAACAACAGAAGAATTCGAGTGTAAGAAAATGATATCAGAACTATTGGAATCGAAAACTCAACTAAAACTTCAGAACAAAATAATGGCAGTTTTGTATGGACTAAAAAGTACGGATCAAACTGACACTTTGATTGCTTTGCTGTGAATATGAACACATATGAAATTGCATGTGTGAAACCGATGATCCAAGCAACACACATTGAAACTTTGATCTTGAAGAATGAGCAGTAGTTGCGGTGCTTGACCGGATAGCACGTGGCAAGAAAACGCTCAAGCGATATCACCACCAGATTGTACGTGGACGTCACACCTAAACCCCAAACGAAAAAGTTTGAGTGAATGAACCTGCAGAGAAAAACACCAACGAAATTTCTCTCCACGTTCTCCAGAAGCGAAGTTTGTTTGATCCCAGTCATGAGGAGAAACACCAAACCAGAGACGAAGTCGATGATGGATTGGTGACGGATAAGTCGGTTTGTGGAAGAGCTGAACTGTTTACGTCTGACCGTCATGACGAAAATCACCAAACTGTTTCCGAGAATGGCAGAGCATCCGATAGCAACATTGAACGCTGTGgctaaataattatttgatgcCATTACGAGATCGAAGAAGAAACTTGAAAGACAAAAACTCTGCAACCTTTCGCTGTGAAGTATTGTGTCTTTCACAACATGTTTATAAAAGGAAACATTCCAGAGTGAATTCACAGCAACCTTTGACACAAAATTGTCTGAGAAATATCGTGTTTCAAACCGGCAGCCAAGAGAACGTGAGATAAAATGACGGACTTCTAAGCCTGGCTAGGATTTAAGTCTTATATTTTATTCCCCAATGATATTTAATGGTTGTATCCATTAAATAACTGAATCATACAATAAAGCATATGGCACGCTCGCATTCATTCTTCACATTATTTACTGTAGCTATTTGTATAAGTAAAAGTTAAATGTGTCCTGTACGGTTTTAATGCATTATTGTCCGATTCTACAAGATAAACACGAACAAGCCTTTTCCAAGAGCGGCTGAGCATCCCATAAAGGTAGCCATGACATTCGACGTCTTTCTGATTGTTCCACTCTTGTcagtttttaaaccaaaaattgaGACTGCATCATAATGGCTGGACTAGTTTAATTACATTTTAAGAGAAGATTGGAATTGGAAGTCAATCAAAGAGAGGAGGTCATATTGCCCGGATTGCTAATAATTGAATGAAATATAAATCTGATTATTTCATTCGTATGATGCTCTTGTATTGCAACTGATTGTAAAAAGcgaagtaaagccaaggatgaagggcgagtggggggggggggtcattgtaTGCTTTCATAAAAAATGCTTCCTGCTATTAACCGGAACCTCATAAGATGTCTCGACATTGAAAGCAGACTTAAGAACTTGCAAAGGTACTGGATGAAATTACAGTTAAACTTAAAATAAATTGGTTCTTAAACTAGTCAACACtccaaaaaggaaaaaaacggtgccggtgtcagatgcaattgtgtccgccatgcaatactgtccgctccggacacttttgcctatgcaatcgtgtccggggctctGCAAAAACCGTCTGGcgacatgactgtacatgtttgtGCGCGCGTAAGCAAGCATGCATGCACCGAACCTACgtaatgcagcatgaatattcacgtattttatgattgcagcgaatacccaacggccgaacatttcccatgtcattcatgacatgcacttagcttgtaaaaaaaatggcgaacgtgtttcgtcgaccaagggcgttaaatttactgcaaggacagttttgcacgggggcggacacaactgcatatgcaaatgtgtccgggaggacacaattgcattatgcagcagcgtccgggcggacacgattgcatatgcaaaaccgtccagcggacataattgcatatgcaatactgtcctctagatagtattgcatagaggacataattgcatgcgacaccggcttaCGATGAAAAAAGCACCGTAGTCATTTATAACTATTTAGGGAAAGGGTAaccttcaaagtaatgtggtttggATTAAATGTACTTAATATtatgtgaagaaga belongs to Asterias amurensis chromosome 5, ASM3211899v1 and includes:
- the LOC139937250 gene encoding galanin receptor 2b-like, with the protein product MASNNYLATAFNVAIGCSAILGNSLVIFVMTVRRKQFSSSTNRLIRHQSIIDFVSGLVFLLMTGIKQTSLLENVERNFVGVFLCRFIHSNFFVWGLGVTSTYNLVVISLERFLATCYPVKHRNYCSFFKIKVSMCVAWIIGFTHAISYVFIFTAKQSKCQFDPYFLVHTKLPLFCSEVLVEFSIPIVLISFSYTRILLLLRHKLSDGTVNQQADGVLSKAKRNVIVTMLIAGIMFFICWTPLEMMRFLVILGITREPNELTRTILTGLVMCNMSVNPVVYCFKYQHFRT